DNA sequence from the Chloroflexota bacterium genome:
ATGGAAATCCCACCATAGCCAATAGCGGTGGCTTCCGCTGCAGCCACAATCCTCCGAAGACGCTCATCAAGAAAGCCTGCCAAGGCTTCAAATCGTTGTTTGATCAAATGCGTATCCATGTCCTAAATATAGCATAGAATACTATAACTTGCAATGGTTATTTAGTGACAGTCCCTAAGTGGTCCAACTATAGTCCGTGGATTCTCGAGGTGGGTGTCATCCTTCTGTGGAAGGACGACCTGACCACGTCATTCCCAGCCCTGGCTAAGAAGGGGGAATCCAGAGAGGAATGTCCGTAATTCCCTCTCCCTTCGATGGGAGAGGGCGGGGGTGAGGGTGATGTTTCCCCCTCCCTCTACCTCCCTCCCGCCAGGGGAGGGGGAACGGGTGGACAGGTATGACATGTGGATGACATGTGGAAGGATCCACGGATTCAGGCCTAATGTGCAGTCTGCTGCGACTTATATTATAATGTGCTTCATCATGACAACTTCTATATGGCCTGTGAGGGTGCCCCTTAATTTGCTGCGAAGAGGAACTTCCTGATGGAAGTCTGGAGCCTTACACCATGGATAGAACTGGATGGGGTGCTTCGTCTACTGATAGCCGCGGTCATGGGCGGCGTCATCGGCTATGAGAGAGAGCGCGCTTCTAAACCCGCCGGACTCCGCACCAATATCCTTGTTTGCATGGGAGCGGCTTTGTTCACTATTACCTCCATCTACGGCTTCGCCGGCCTCGATGCACCGGCGGATCCCTCCAGAATCGCTGCGGGTATTGTGGTGGGTGTTGGCTTCCTGGGTGCAGGGGTCATTGTTCACAGTGAAAAGGGTGTAGCAGGATCACCACCGCAGCCACAGTCTGGTCCGTGGCTGCCCTTG
Encoded proteins:
- a CDS encoding MgtC/SapB family protein codes for the protein MEVWSLTPWIELDGVLRLLIAAVMGGVIGYERERASKPAGLRTNILVCMGAALFTITSIYGFAGLDAPADPSRIAAGIVVGVGFLGAGVIVHSEKGVAGSPPQPQSGPWLPLAWQ